The Blautia luti nucleotide sequence TGTGACTGTATGGGATACACAGATGCCTCAGGGACTTGCCTTGACATCTGAAGACAGTGTATCTGTGGATGGAATCCCACAGAGCGTGATTCAGTCTGTAGCAGGAACTGAGGATACTCCCAATGAGCTGAATCCGGAATACTATAATGAGACAGAGGAAAAAGAAGTAAGTTATGAACTTCTTCCGGAAGATGCAGGCTGGAGACTGAATATTTCAGATCTTCCCTCCGGCTGCCCTGTAACGATTACTTTCCATTGTACAGTTACAGAGGAAGTGAATGGAATGGAAAGTATTAACATTGCCAATGTACAGGCAGAAAATGCACCGGAAACATCCGATGATGCGGAAATTTATGTAAACACTGCAGCTTTGGATATTCAGAAAAGTTTTCAGAATCCATATCTGGAAAATGGAGACGGACGTGCGGAAAACGAATTCCGGGTGGGAGAACAGATTGATTATCTGGTAACTGTCAATAATCTTCAGAAAGGTTCCATAGCCAGAAATGTGGTGATCAGTGACAGTTCCATACCGGAAGGTCTGGTTTTGTCAGGAGAGGAAGGTGCTGTTACTGTAGAAGGAGTACCAGCTGTGATTCAGAATCCTGTGGCAGGAACAGATGATGCAGGAAATCAGCAGGATCCGGATAATTATAACGAAACTGTGGAAAAAGCAGTGGAGTGCCAGGTAACACGGCAGGAGAATGGATGGATCGTAACAATTTCAGATCTTCCATATCAGACACCTGTAACTGTGAAATTCCGCTGTACAGCTTCTGACAGTATCAATGGAATGGAGGTTGTAAATACAGCACAGGCCTATGCGGACAATGCACAGGTTGTAAAGGCATCAGCGAAGATCTGGGTGAATTCCCCGGTAATTCATGTGGAAAAAACAGCAGACCAGGAAATCTGTAAATACGGTGATATCATTACATATCGAGTAAAGATGACCCAGGAACAGAAAGGATGCGTGGCAAGGGAAGTAACCCTTGAGGATACGATGGATTCTGAGGGAGTAAGCCTGCTGCCGGATTCTATTGTACTCCTGGATGAAAACGGAGAGCAGATCAATGGAGCGGCAGAGAACGGAGAGCATGGATTTCTTCTGCGGACAGGCCGAAACCTGATTAAAGACGAAGTCTACAGTATCTGTGATAATGACCGTGGCGGCATTCTGGAGCAGGTAATGCCCAATCCTCTGAACTGTACAGAACAGAAATCCATGACTGTACAGTATCAGGTAAAAGTAACAGAAGAAGGCCAGGAAGATTTCAAGGTTTGTAATACAGCAGTGGCAGACAGCAGGGAAAATAATCCTGGTTCTGATGAAACAGAGACAGAGATCATACGGCCTGCTCTGGAAATCGTAAAAGAATCCGACAAGAAAGAATATGTATCAGGGGAAAAAGGATACTATAAACTGGCTGTGCGCCAGTTAAAAGAGAATATCACAGAAGAAAATATCGTGATAAAAGATGAGATCAGCACTCCAGGAGCAACATTGAATCCGGAAAGTATTGTAATAAAGAAAAATGGAGAGATCCTGAAAGATACAGTGATCGACAGTTCAGATACAGGTTTCGTTATCCGAACAGGAACAGGCCTGTCAGACAGAGATACTATGGAAGTATGCTATGAGGTGCTCTTTGAACTGGAAACTGACGGAACACAGACGATCAGAAACTGTGCAGGAGCCAGCGGAGATCTTTCCGGGGAAGTCTCTGACGAAAATGAAGTTACCGTAACGAGAACCAACGGGGACGGAGATAATGGTAACGGGGACGGAGATAATGGTAATGGAGATAATGGAAACGGAAACAATGGAAATGGAGACAGCGGAAACGGAAACAACGGCAACGGAGATAATGGAAATGGAAACAATGGAAACGGAAACAACGGAACTGGAAACAACAGCGGATCAGACAAAGGAGGATCCGGCGGATATTCTTCAGGTAACGGAGGAAGCAGCGGATATTCTTCAGGGTCCGGCTATGGAAATTACGGCGGAGGATCTGTAGCAGGAATATCCAAAACAGGAGATGTAAGACCATTTAAGATCATGAGCATTATTGGAATCCTGGGAATTCTCATGATGACCGGCGGTATTGCCGTATATAGAAAGACAGCCAGAGGAACAAAAAAGAAATGAAACGGCTGAAAGCATTTGCAGTGGGGATGATCCTGGCTGCGGCAGGGTTGATGTTCTATTGCGGAAGTTTCTATATAACCAGCCACAGACAAAATAAAGAAGCAGAAGAAAACTGGAAGCAGATAGAACAAACTGCCCATACAAGTGAACAGACATCTGAAGATCATGCTGTGAAACAGAAGAAACGAAAGGAGAAAAATAAAAAACAAAAGATCAGGGAATCCTTCGGGATTTCCTGGGAAAATTTAAGAAAGATCAATCCCCGGACAGTTGCCTGGATTACTGTCCCGGGAGCGGATATTTCTTACCCTGTAGTGCAGGGAGACGATGATGAATTTTATCTGAAGCATAACTTTCAGGATGAGGAGAATCTGTTCGGCTGCATTTTTCTTGGAAAAGCGAACAGGAAAGATTTCTCGGATTCCCACAGTTTTCTGTATGGCCATAATATGCAGGGAAATATGATGTTTGCCAATCTGAACCGTTATGAAGATCCTGCTTATCTGGAACAATATCCTGAATTTGAGATCATTACACCTGAAAAGAAATACACCTATCGAATCTTCTCCGTAGAACAGGCGCAGGAAGGAAGTACAGCATTTGAGTACGGATATGATCTGTCAGGAAATGCATACAGAGAACAGCTTATGCTACTGAAAAACCATTCTCTCTATGATACAGGGATCATGCCTCGCTCAGATCGGCAGATTGTCACACTGGTTACGTGTAATTCCAGACTGGACCAGACAGTGAGAATGGCGGTTCATGGGAATCTGAGAAATACTCTGTCCTGGAGTCAGTATAGTGCCCGTAAGTAGATATGGTCTTTGCAATTAAAACAGAAATTTTTCTGATTCACATAAAAAGACCGAAAAAAGTAATGAAAACTCTCCTGATATTTTGTATAATTTGTGCATAAAAAACAACTTGTTCACACATGCGTACAAGTTGTATCCTAAGTACAGGAGGGAAGAAAACATGACAGAGAATGGAAAGCCTAAATATTTTTCCCTGATGGAGCAGCTGAAGGCAGACATTGTTTCAGGTGCTATCTGCCCGGGGGAAAAGCTTCCTTCAGAAAATGAACTTTCACAGAAATATTCTCTCAGCAGGCATACGGTGCGGAAAGCACTGGGGATACTGGAACAGGATGGATATGTAGAAGCATTTCACGGAAAAGGGACATTCTGCTCTGAGAATATGAGCCATATCCGGAAGTCCAAGAATATAGCAGTAGTTACTACTTATATTTCTGACTATATTTTCCCAAGGCTGATTCAGGGAATGGACAATGTACTGTCTGAAAGAGGATACAGCATTATCCTGAAAAATACAGGAAACAGCCGTCAGAAAGAGGCAAAATGTCTGGAGGAATTGCTGAAAAAGGATATCGATGGTCTGATCATTGAGCCAAGTAAAAGTGAAATGGTCTGCAAACACAGGAATCTTTATCAGAATCTGGATAAATTTCAGATTCCATATGTGTTCATTCAGGGAATCTACTCTGAGATGAAGGAGAAGCCGCATATTCTTATGGATGATGCCAGAGGCGGATATCTGGTCACCAGATATCTCACAGAACTGGGACACAGAAATATCATGGGATTTTTTAAGGCAGATGATATGCAGGGGCTGGAACGCCATAAGGGATATGTAAAAGCACTGCAGGAAGCCGAGATTTCCTATGATCCGGACAATGTGGTCTGGTTTCATACAGAGGACAGGAAAGTCAAGCCTGCGCTGATCGCCAGAGAAATGCTGGAAAAGGGAAATCTGCCGGACGGGATTGTCTGCTACAATGACCAGATCGCGGTACAGGTGATGGAAGAACTTGAAAAGGCGGGAATCCGTATACCGGATGATATTTCTGTTACAGGTTATGATAATTCACTGTATGCGCGGAGAGGCACAGGAATCACCACTATCGCCCATCCTCAGGAAAAGCTGGGAGAAATGGCAGCAGAGCTGATTATGGAAAAAATCAACGGTGTTGCGGAAAAGGACAGCAAAGTAGAGCGCCTGATCCAGCCGGAACTGATCATCAGAGGTTCCTGCGCAGTTAATAAAAAGAAAGACAATATGTAACTATTCAGCATCCTATGAGGTAACACACTGCGGGACAGTTACAATAAACAAAATATAAAAAATCCAGGGAGGAATTTTATCATGAAAACAGGAAGAAACTACAAATTCTGGTTTTGCACAGGTTCACAGGATCTTTACGGAGATGAATGCTTAAGAAAAGTTGCAGAGCATTCCAAAATTATTGTAGAAGAATTAAATAAGAGCGGTGTACTTCCATTCGAACTTGTATGGAAACCAACACTGATCACAAACGAACTGATCCGTAAAACATTCAATGAAGCAAATGCAGATGAGGACTGCGCAGGTGTTATCACATGGATGCATACTTTCTCACCGGCAAAATCCTGGATTCTTGGTCTGAAAGAATATAGAAAACCACTTTGCCATCTGCATACACAGTTTAATGAAGAAATTCCTTATGACACCATCGATATGGACTTCATGAACGAGAACCAGTCTGCACATGGCGGCCGTGAATATGGTCACATTGTTACAAGAATGGGAATCGAGAGAAAAGTTATCGTTGGCCACTGGGCTGACAAAGAAGTTCAGGAAAGACTTGCTTCCTGGATGCGTACAGCAGTTGGTATTATGGAAAGCAGCCATATCCGTGTTTGCCGTGTAGCTGATAATATGAGAAACGTAGCAGTTACAGAAGGTGATAAAGTAGAAGCACAGATCAAATTCGGATGGGAAGTTGATGCTTATCCTGTAAATGAGATCGCTGATTATGTAAAAGACGTAGCTAAGGGCGATGTTGATGCATTAGTTGACGAATATTACAGCAAATACGACATTATTCTTGAGGGAAGAGATCCGGAAGAATTCAAACGCCACGTAGCAGTACAGGCCCAGATCGAAATCGGATTTGAGAAATTCCTGGAAGAGAAGAACTACCAGGCAATCGTTACACACTTTGGTGATCTGGGTGCTCTTCAGCAGCTTCCTGGACTTGCAATCCAGAGACTTATGGAAAAAGGCTATGGATTCGGTGCAGAAGGTGACTGGAAGACAGCAGCAATGGTTCGTCTGATGAAAGTCATGACAGCAGGAATGAAAGATGCTAAGGGAACTTCCATGATGGAAGACTATACATACAATCTGGTACCTGGAAAAGAAGGAATCCTTCAGTCTCATATGCTTGAGGTTTGCCCGTCTGTTGCAGATGGCAAGATCGGCATCAAAGTTTGCCCGCTTTCTATGGGTGACAGAGAAGATCCTGCAAGACTTGTATTCACAAGCAAGACAGGTCCGGCTATCGCAACATCCCTGATCGACCTTGGCGATCGTTTCCGTCTGATCATCAACGATGTAGAGTGTAAGAAAGTAGAGAAACCAATGCCGAAACTTCCTGTAGGAAGCGCATTCTGGACACCACAGCCAAATCTTAAGACAGGTGCAGAAGCATGGATTCTTGCAGGCGGCGCTCATCATACAGCATTCACCTATGACCTGACAGCAGAGCAGATGGGTGACTGGGCAAATGCAATGGGTATTGAAGCTGTTTATATTGACAAAGATACAAACATCCGTGACTTCAAGAACGAACTGAGATGGAATGAGCTTGCATACAGAAAATAATGTATAGCCAAAACCGAAGAAAAATGAGATAATAGAATCAGAGAGGGTTGCTGCCCCGGAACATACGGGCGGCAGCCCCGAATAAGATTATGGGAGGTTTACATAAATGGGAACAGCAGAAGCAAAAGCAGCGATCCTTGCAAACAAAACAGCACTTGGTATTGAGTTCGGATCCACCAGAATCAAG carries:
- the srtB gene encoding class B sortase; protein product: MKRLKAFAVGMILAAAGLMFYCGSFYITSHRQNKEAEENWKQIEQTAHTSEQTSEDHAVKQKKRKEKNKKQKIRESFGISWENLRKINPRTVAWITVPGADISYPVVQGDDDEFYLKHNFQDEENLFGCIFLGKANRKDFSDSHSFLYGHNMQGNMMFANLNRYEDPAYLEQYPEFEIITPEKKYTYRIFSVEQAQEGSTAFEYGYDLSGNAYREQLMLLKNHSLYDTGIMPRSDRQIVTLVTCNSRLDQTVRMAVHGNLRNTLSWSQYSARK
- a CDS encoding GntR family transcriptional regulator codes for the protein MTENGKPKYFSLMEQLKADIVSGAICPGEKLPSENELSQKYSLSRHTVRKALGILEQDGYVEAFHGKGTFCSENMSHIRKSKNIAVVTTYISDYIFPRLIQGMDNVLSERGYSIILKNTGNSRQKEAKCLEELLKKDIDGLIIEPSKSEMVCKHRNLYQNLDKFQIPYVFIQGIYSEMKEKPHILMDDARGGYLVTRYLTELGHRNIMGFFKADDMQGLERHKGYVKALQEAEISYDPDNVVWFHTEDRKVKPALIAREMLEKGNLPDGIVCYNDQIAVQVMEELEKAGIRIPDDISVTGYDNSLYARRGTGITTIAHPQEKLGEMAAELIMEKINGVAEKDSKVERLIQPELIIRGSCAVNKKKDNM
- the araA gene encoding L-arabinose isomerase produces the protein MKTGRNYKFWFCTGSQDLYGDECLRKVAEHSKIIVEELNKSGVLPFELVWKPTLITNELIRKTFNEANADEDCAGVITWMHTFSPAKSWILGLKEYRKPLCHLHTQFNEEIPYDTIDMDFMNENQSAHGGREYGHIVTRMGIERKVIVGHWADKEVQERLASWMRTAVGIMESSHIRVCRVADNMRNVAVTEGDKVEAQIKFGWEVDAYPVNEIADYVKDVAKGDVDALVDEYYSKYDIILEGRDPEEFKRHVAVQAQIEIGFEKFLEEKNYQAIVTHFGDLGALQQLPGLAIQRLMEKGYGFGAEGDWKTAAMVRLMKVMTAGMKDAKGTSMMEDYTYNLVPGKEGILQSHMLEVCPSVADGKIGIKVCPLSMGDREDPARLVFTSKTGPAIATSLIDLGDRFRLIINDVECKKVEKPMPKLPVGSAFWTPQPNLKTGAEAWILAGGAHHTAFTYDLTAEQMGDWANAMGIEAVYIDKDTNIRDFKNELRWNELAYRK